In one Mucilaginibacter sp. PAMB04168 genomic region, the following are encoded:
- a CDS encoding RagB/SusD family nutrient uptake outer membrane protein — translation MKHNYHKITLLALLLVVASTACKKSFLEVIPKGKLVAQTSSDYSLLLSNLDLLNMGAANVQVAMGDEVAAVEPYFTTGLSASLKTQRSFRWESVIYEANEDAGETLVPLRNIYLYNKVINEVPNATDGTAQFKLQIESEARAGRAWAYFMLINYYGKPYNAATAATDPGFPIVEVADVTTTKFDRASVKDVYDFIIKDLVTAIPNLTPQVVNRTRMSKAAAEAILGKVYLFMGRYNDALTMLNAAFTDMANQGTPVKLYDYNVEFATGGVFLPINATSGPASILLPNNAESLYSKQFANGFTSSYNDIVITPQTAALFGASDQRLKFYANSTYSTKLPFPVAGVLRKQKGSQTLFGMQVPDLYLLRAECRCRTNDLTGAKADVEALRVKRMPAADATVPAAIANQQVALLRFILDERIREFAVEGYRWFDMRRLSVDPLFSSTTYTHTLYSATGTTTTFQLKPERLTLRLPQKIIDQNPNIENNP, via the coding sequence ATGAAACATAACTATCATAAAATAACGCTTTTAGCCCTGTTACTGGTGGTTGCCTCAACCGCTTGTAAGAAAAGCTTTTTAGAAGTAATTCCTAAAGGAAAACTTGTTGCACAAACCTCTTCAGACTATAGCCTGCTTTTAAGTAACCTCGATCTTTTGAATATGGGGGCCGCTAATGTGCAGGTTGCTATGGGTGATGAAGTTGCTGCAGTAGAGCCGTACTTTACTACGGGCTTGTCGGCCTCATTAAAAACGCAGAGGAGTTTTCGCTGGGAGTCTGTTATTTACGAAGCCAACGAAGATGCCGGTGAAACACTAGTGCCGCTTAGGAATATTTACCTGTACAATAAGGTAATTAACGAAGTGCCCAATGCAACTGATGGTACTGCTCAATTTAAACTTCAAATTGAATCGGAAGCCAGAGCAGGCCGGGCATGGGCTTATTTCATGCTCATCAATTACTACGGAAAACCCTATAATGCAGCTACCGCTGCAACTGATCCTGGATTTCCTATTGTAGAGGTGGCCGATGTGACTACAACAAAGTTTGACAGGGCCAGTGTGAAGGACGTGTATGATTTTATCATCAAAGACCTGGTAACAGCCATACCTAATCTAACACCGCAGGTAGTTAACAGAACCCGCATGTCAAAAGCAGCCGCCGAAGCTATATTAGGGAAAGTATATCTGTTTATGGGGCGTTATAATGATGCACTAACCATGCTGAATGCAGCTTTTACCGACATGGCCAACCAGGGAACACCGGTTAAGTTGTATGACTACAATGTTGAATTTGCAACCGGCGGTGTTTTTTTACCAATAAACGCCACCTCGGGCCCGGCTTCAATTTTGTTGCCCAATAACGCGGAAAGCCTTTACTCTAAACAGTTTGCAAACGGCTTTACCAGTTCATATAACGATATTGTAATCACACCGCAAACGGCAGCCCTGTTTGGTGCTTCAGACCAGCGCTTAAAATTTTATGCCAATTCTACTTACAGTACCAAACTTCCTTTTCCGGTAGCAGGCGTATTACGAAAACAAAAAGGTTCGCAAACCTTGTTTGGCATGCAAGTGCCCGACCTTTATTTGCTGAGAGCCGAATGCCGGTGCCGCACAAATGACCTCACTGGTGCCAAGGCAGATGTTGAGGCATTACGTGTAAAACGTATGCCGGCTGCTGATGCTACTGTTCCGGCAGCTATTGCCAACCAGCAAGTGGCGCTGCTTAGGTTTATTTTGGATGAACGTATCCGCGAGTTTGCTGTTGAAGGTTACAGGTGGTTTGATATGAGGCGGCTTTCTGTAGATCCGCTGTTCTCCTCAACCACTTATACGCATACGCTGTATTCGGCAACAGGTACCACCACTACTTTTCAATTAAAGCCCGAACGCTTGACGCTGCGCTTACCGCAAAAAATAATTGATCAGAATCCTAACATCGAAAACAATCCATAA
- a CDS encoding SusC/RagA family TonB-linked outer membrane protein encodes MKLTTLLLIIAIFQVSASTYAQQVSLSEKNTPLEQVFNKIRVQTGYDILYTTSLLKGSRPVTIKVTNGNLDDVLKRVFVGQPLEYSIEDKSVVVSKKQKTLLEKAINLFAIPTDVSGRVVSDSTRTPLIGANVRSKANNTVATTDVNGAFTLKNIEIGTVLEISYIGFVTQQVSVTRENAANLNIILKSDVSRLQEVSIISNGYQTIAKERSAGSFAKPDLNAVVNRSTSMNVLQRLDGLIPGLTVNNAPGQTASPYILRGLTSVSISSSPLYVVDGIPLPDVSGSQFTNISSVTGINSINPQDIADITVLKDATAASIWGSRAANGVIVIVTKRGLRGERVRVTYDAFVNFQGKPDLNYFPVLNSQQFIQAARETFDPVAYPYNSVTLPTAGAGLAPHEVILYNQNLGRITAAQANSSLDSLAAINNNQQIKDLFYRNAMLMNHTLSVSGGQKNYAFYSSLAYTDNRSNSPGQSNNTYKVNLRQDFNIGTRIRLGLITDLTNTVSNSPRNINATNQFYPYQLFQDNAGNNISMPYMTSLPDAVRLDYETRSRINLNYNPLDEVNYGYQKNDFLLSRNIFNVGVKLISGLNYTGTFSFIKSTNRTREYDDRNSYRVRAQTAQFTVAPTATSTPVYNLPNTGGNYQVSNINQRNWTVRNQLDYNKSWNNGLHQLTLLAGQEVQEQFNIFNLSSIKGWDPLLQSGVLVDYKTLNAGLANPVWPGILGANVSQLNDQIFGQVEVLSRFVSYYGNASYTFNRKYTVNGSYRIDKSNNFGINTAAQNKPVWSVGGKWAIGEESFVKNVTWINNLALRATYGISGNAPLPGTAASYDIISGTSNSFLPNGRGLQIATPANRSLTWEGTTTTNLGLDIAVLNSRLSAAIDIYQKKTKDLLGYVPTNSFTGYPSIYGNLGDLENKGVELSLTSVNVRKPNFTWSTTLNGAYNKNVITSLNIITTPVTTGSGTNGMVNQRFITGYPGYALFAFEYAGLDNLGDPQIRLANGTVTKALNASKPNDIKFMGSTQPKWSGGLSNNVTYKSFGLNLNAIFNLGHVMRRDVDNFYSTRLTHSSTSNGFTTGNVHADFVNRWRQPGDELTTNIPSFVANPTIAARRDISYYTLADINVISASFVKMRDITLTYSLPQQIIKKIHAEGVTLRAQVSNLMLWKANKDGIDPEFQSGIDGYRTLRTNQGTVTFGLNVRL; translated from the coding sequence ATGAAGTTAACCACCCTACTTTTAATTATAGCTATTTTTCAGGTAAGCGCATCAACCTATGCGCAACAGGTTAGCCTATCGGAAAAAAATACACCGTTAGAGCAGGTATTTAATAAAATACGGGTACAAACTGGTTATGATATTCTTTATACCACTTCCCTGTTAAAAGGTTCGAGGCCTGTTACTATTAAAGTAACCAATGGCAATTTGGATGATGTGCTTAAGCGGGTGTTTGTTGGGCAACCACTGGAGTATTCTATTGAAGACAAATCGGTTGTTGTTTCAAAAAAACAAAAAACGCTTTTGGAAAAAGCAATCAATTTATTTGCTATACCTACAGATGTAAGCGGACGTGTAGTGAGCGATTCGACGAGAACACCGCTTATTGGTGCAAACGTTCGGTCAAAGGCAAACAACACAGTTGCAACAACCGATGTTAACGGTGCATTTACGCTGAAGAACATTGAAATAGGTACCGTATTAGAGATATCTTACATAGGTTTTGTAACCCAGCAGGTAAGCGTTACCCGTGAAAACGCCGCAAATCTTAACATCATACTTAAAAGCGATGTTAGCCGTTTACAGGAGGTTTCGATCATATCAAACGGTTACCAAACTATTGCTAAAGAAAGAAGCGCAGGCTCATTTGCCAAGCCCGATCTGAATGCAGTTGTAAACCGCTCAACCAGTATGAACGTTTTGCAAAGGCTGGATGGTTTAATACCAGGTTTAACCGTAAATAATGCACCCGGGCAAACGGCTTCCCCTTATATCCTCAGAGGTTTAACTTCGGTATCTATCAGCTCATCACCTTTATATGTAGTGGATGGTATTCCGCTGCCTGATGTAAGTGGAAGCCAATTTACTAATATAAGTTCTGTAACTGGTATAAATAGTATCAATCCACAAGATATAGCAGATATTACGGTTCTTAAAGACGCTACCGCCGCTTCAATCTGGGGCTCAAGGGCTGCTAATGGTGTAATTGTTATTGTTACCAAAAGAGGCCTTAGAGGTGAGAGAGTAAGGGTTACTTATGATGCTTTTGTGAACTTTCAGGGCAAGCCCGATTTGAATTACTTTCCGGTGCTAAACAGCCAGCAGTTTATACAGGCCGCCCGGGAAACCTTTGACCCGGTTGCTTATCCTTACAACAGCGTTACCTTACCAACTGCCGGTGCCGGGTTAGCGCCGCATGAAGTGATTTTGTACAACCAAAATTTAGGCAGAATAACTGCTGCACAGGCTAACAGCAGCTTAGATAGCTTAGCTGCTATTAACAATAATCAGCAAATTAAAGACCTGTTTTACCGTAACGCCATGCTCATGAATCATACCTTATCGGTTTCGGGCGGGCAAAAAAATTATGCGTTTTATAGCTCTTTAGCTTATACAGATAACCGCAGCAATAGTCCAGGTCAAAGTAACAATACGTATAAAGTTAATTTACGCCAGGATTTTAACATAGGCACACGCATTCGCCTGGGTTTAATAACCGACTTAACCAACACTGTTAGCAACAGTCCGCGTAATATAAACGCTACTAACCAATTTTATCCTTACCAGTTATTTCAGGATAACGCAGGTAATAATATTTCAATGCCATACATGACCAGTCTGCCCGATGCGGTTAGACTTGATTATGAAACCCGCAGCCGTATTAATTTAAATTACAACCCGCTTGATGAAGTAAATTATGGTTACCAAAAAAACGATTTTTTGTTGAGCCGCAATATTTTCAACGTTGGTGTGAAGCTAATAAGCGGTTTAAATTATACCGGAACATTCAGCTTTATAAAAAGTACCAATCGCACGCGCGAGTATGACGACCGTAACAGTTATAGGGTAAGAGCGCAAACCGCACAATTTACCGTTGCACCTACCGCCACCTCAACACCCGTTTACAACCTGCCCAATACTGGTGGCAACTATCAAGTAAGTAATATAAACCAACGTAACTGGACTGTGCGCAACCAGTTAGATTATAACAAGAGCTGGAATAACGGGCTGCACCAGCTTACATTACTGGCAGGCCAGGAGGTACAGGAACAATTTAATATTTTCAACTTAAGCAGTATAAAGGGTTGGGACCCCCTGTTGCAATCTGGAGTGCTGGTTGATTATAAAACTTTGAATGCCGGCTTGGCTAACCCGGTTTGGCCAGGTATATTAGGTGCCAATGTAAGCCAGTTAAATGATCAGATCTTTGGTCAGGTCGAAGTGTTAAGCCGCTTTGTCTCTTACTATGGAAATGCAAGTTACACCTTTAACCGCAAGTACACGGTTAATGGCAGTTACCGTATTGATAAAAGCAACAATTTTGGTATTAATACAGCCGCGCAAAATAAACCAGTATGGAGTGTAGGCGGTAAATGGGCAATTGGTGAAGAAAGCTTTGTGAAAAATGTAACCTGGATAAATAACCTGGCACTGCGCGCAACTTACGGTATATCAGGTAATGCACCTTTGCCAGGTACAGCAGCATCTTACGATATTATATCAGGTACTTCCAATAGCTTTTTACCTAACGGGCGCGGGCTACAGATTGCAACACCTGCCAACAGGTCATTAACCTGGGAAGGTACTACTACTACTAACTTAGGTTTAGATATTGCCGTTTTAAATAGCCGTTTGAGTGCCGCTATTGATATTTACCAAAAGAAAACAAAGGATTTGTTGGGCTATGTACCCACTAATAGCTTTACAGGTTACCCAAGCATATATGGTAACTTAGGCGATTTGGAAAATAAAGGTGTAGAGTTGAGTTTAACTTCTGTTAACGTACGCAAGCCAAATTTTACCTGGAGCACTACACTTAACGGGGCCTACAACAAAAACGTGATTACCAGCTTAAATATAATTACTACGCCCGTTACAACAGGCAGTGGCACCAATGGCATGGTAAACCAGCGGTTTATAACTGGTTACCCTGGCTATGCCTTATTTGCGTTCGAGTACGCAGGTTTAGATAACCTGGGCGACCCGCAAATACGTTTGGCTAATGGTACAGTAACCAAAGCATTAAATGCAAGCAAGCCAAATGATATTAAGTTTATGGGCAGTACACAACCTAAATGGAGCGGTGGTTTATCCAACAACGTCACTTACAAATCTTTTGGGCTTAACCTGAATGCCATTTTCAACTTAGGGCATGTAATGCGTAGAGATGTTGACAATTTTTATTCAACCCGTTTAACCCACAGCTCAACCTCTAACGGATTTACAACCGGCAACGTTCATGCCGACTTTGTTAATCGCTGGAGACAGCCCGGCGATGAACTAACTACCAACATTCCGTCTTTTGTAGCGAATCCAACCATAGCGGCACGTCGGGATATTAGTTATTATACACTTGCCGATATTAATGTGATCAGTGCATCGTTCGTTAAAATGCGTGATATAACGCTAACCTATAGTTTACCGCAACAAATAATTAAAAAGATCCATGCCGAAGGTGTTACCCTGCGCGCGCAAGTATCAAACTTAATGTTGTGGAAAGCCAATAAAGATGGTATTGATCCCGAATTTCAAAGTGGTATCGACGGTTACAGAACTCTCCGAACCAACCAGGGTACAGTAACTTTCGGATTAAATGTAAGATTATAA
- a CDS encoding sigma-70 family RNA polymerase sigma factor, translated as MIIFAIEEVEDYQYYTDQELISLMKGNSHSAFTQIYDRYQGLLYIYACKITKDENEAEDIVQEVLFYLWDKRNTITFEHSLASYLYSAVRYKFFNLLDRKKVRTDYAVSFQKFIDRETVQADYVVREKELSRLIEKEIAMLPDKMREIF; from the coding sequence TTGATTATATTCGCTATAGAAGAGGTGGAAGATTATCAATATTATACTGATCAGGAACTAATATCTTTAATGAAGGGTAACAGCCATTCTGCGTTTACTCAAATTTATGATCGCTACCAGGGTTTGTTGTATATATATGCCTGTAAAATTACCAAAGACGAAAACGAAGCAGAGGATATTGTGCAGGAAGTGCTGTTTTACCTTTGGGATAAACGGAACACCATAACGTTTGAGCATAGTTTAGCATCTTACTTATATAGCGCAGTTAGGTATAAATTTTTTAATTTGCTCGACCGTAAAAAAGTTAGAACAGATTATGCAGTTTCTTTTCAAAAATTTATAGACCGGGAAACCGTCCAGGCCGATTATGTAGTGCGGGAGAAAGAACTTAGTCGTTTAATTGAGAAAGAAATAGCTATGTTACCCGATAAAATGCGGGAAATATTCTAG
- a CDS encoding FecR domain-containing protein has product MQEKNTPEKLIQKYAEGTCNEQERAIVESWHLYDLSESTVEPSAQSINDAHSRGRQAVIAHLQANRPVRKLLPQILAAASVLIFLGIGAFFLFANYNAATIEKKLSAIKPGSNQAILTLANGQQINLTNAENRKLAAQGSKRIKQATDGFLTYQLNSTDVNDNTVEYNSINTPVGGQYHLTLADGTNVWLNAASSIKFPTIFKGTERKVEVTGEVYFEVAHNAAKPFKVVTDKQVVEVLGTHFNVNAYPDEANIKTTLLEGSVKVSANDASTIIKPGQQSVLHEGRLNVNKAVDLDEAIAWKNGYFQFNDERIESVMRKLSRWYNIDMQYQGEPLNEGFSGTISRSKNISQVLKMLERTKAVHYKIEGRRVTIIQ; this is encoded by the coding sequence ATGCAAGAGAAAAATACGCCTGAAAAATTAATTCAAAAATATGCAGAAGGTACCTGCAATGAGCAGGAAAGGGCAATTGTTGAGAGCTGGCACCTTTACGACTTGTCGGAGAGTACTGTTGAGCCCTCGGCGCAAAGTATAAACGATGCCCATTCAAGGGGGCGCCAGGCGGTAATTGCGCATCTGCAGGCTAATCGTCCCGTTCGTAAATTGCTGCCACAAATTCTTGCAGCAGCATCTGTTTTAATCTTTTTAGGCATAGGCGCTTTTTTTCTGTTTGCTAATTACAATGCAGCAACTATCGAAAAAAAGTTGTCTGCCATTAAGCCGGGCAGCAATCAAGCTATTTTAACTTTAGCTAATGGTCAGCAAATAAACTTAACCAATGCTGAAAATCGCAAGCTTGCGGCGCAAGGCAGTAAAAGGATTAAACAAGCCACAGACGGATTTTTAACTTATCAGCTAAATTCAACTGACGTTAATGACAACACTGTAGAGTATAACTCCATTAATACGCCTGTAGGAGGTCAATATCACCTTACATTGGCCGACGGCACTAACGTCTGGCTGAATGCGGCATCATCTATTAAATTCCCAACCATTTTTAAGGGCACAGAACGCAAAGTTGAAGTTACCGGCGAGGTTTACTTTGAGGTAGCTCATAATGCCGCCAAGCCTTTCAAGGTAGTTACAGACAAACAGGTAGTTGAAGTTTTGGGAACACATTTCAACGTCAATGCCTACCCGGATGAAGCCAACATCAAGACTACGTTATTAGAAGGTTCTGTAAAAGTATCTGCGAATGACGCAAGTACAATTATCAAACCCGGGCAGCAGTCGGTTTTACACGAAGGCCGTTTAAACGTAAACAAAGCGGTTGATCTGGATGAAGCCATAGCCTGGAAAAACGGTTATTTTCAATTTAACGATGAGCGAATTGAAAGTGTAATGCGTAAGCTATCACGCTGGTATAATATTGACATGCAATACCAGGGAGAGCCTTTAAATGAAGGCTTTAGCGGTACAATATCCCGATCAAAAAATATAAGCCAGGTTTTAAAAATGCTGGAGAGAACAAAAGCCGTTCATTATAAAATTGAAGGAAGGAGGGTGACAATCATCCAGTAA
- a CDS encoding TlpA disulfide reductase family protein, with protein sequence MNFKKTILLVAGLWPLALMAQSGYTITGKMPALKVPAKAYLVTIQNGAWKETDSVEVKGGKFQFKGSVNEPQQAILAVKRTGVPEVRTQGDQLGFFLENSNIVFTATDSIIKSKVTGSVADRESHELEAQVRPLTNNIIRLNNKFSKYNKASASLTAEERKIASDSVANWVTEIRDIKLKFVETHLNSFMGLYTYSYSILGSKFNPAAVEPLYHKLSPQLQASELGKRTAEKIEIAKRGQAGIKVTDFTQNDVNGKAFTLSSLRGKYVLVDFWASWCAPCRAENPNVRKAYQALKDKNFEIVSVSLDMGKPQWVDAINKDGMPWIHVSDLKGWKNEVAILYGVNSVPQNLLIDPRGVIVARDLRGDDLTAKLSAYIK encoded by the coding sequence ATGAATTTCAAAAAAACAATATTGCTAGTGGCCGGCTTATGGCCGCTAGCTTTAATGGCACAAAGCGGGTATACCATAACCGGTAAAATGCCGGCGTTAAAAGTGCCGGCCAAAGCTTACCTGGTTACCATTCAAAACGGAGCCTGGAAAGAAACCGACTCGGTAGAAGTAAAGGGCGGTAAATTTCAGTTCAAAGGCAGTGTTAACGAACCGCAGCAGGCCATCTTAGCTGTTAAGCGAACCGGTGTGCCTGAGGTTCGTACTCAGGGCGATCAGTTAGGCTTTTTCCTCGAAAATTCTAATATTGTATTTACTGCTACCGACTCTATCATAAAATCAAAGGTAACCGGCTCGGTTGCCGATAGAGAAAGTCATGAGCTGGAGGCCCAGGTTAGACCTTTAACCAATAACATTATAAGGCTTAATAATAAGTTCTCCAAATACAACAAAGCTTCCGCAAGCTTAACTGCCGAAGAGCGAAAGATAGCATCAGACAGTGTAGCCAATTGGGTTACCGAGATCAGAGACATTAAGTTGAAGTTTGTAGAAACGCACCTTAATTCATTTATGGGGTTGTATACTTACAGTTATTCTATTTTAGGCAGTAAGTTTAACCCGGCTGCTGTGGAGCCGCTGTACCATAAGCTGTCTCCCCAACTGCAAGCATCAGAGCTGGGCAAGCGTACAGCTGAAAAAATTGAGATTGCCAAAAGAGGTCAGGCAGGTATAAAGGTTACCGATTTTACCCAAAACGATGTTAATGGTAAAGCCTTCACACTGTCTTCATTAAGAGGAAAGTATGTATTGGTTGATTTTTGGGCCAGCTGGTGTGCACCCTGCCGTGCCGAAAACCCCAATGTGCGTAAAGCCTACCAAGCCTTAAAAGACAAAAACTTTGAGATTGTAAGTGTATCGTTAGATATGGGAAAGCCGCAATGGGTGGATGCTATTAATAAAGATGGTATGCCCTGGATTCATGTAAGTGATTTAAAGGGCTGGAAAAACGAGGTGGCAATTTTATACGGCGTTAATTCGGTACCGCAAAACTTATTAATTGACCCTCGGGGTGTTATTGTGGCCAGAGATCTTCGTGGGGATGATCTAACAGCCAAGCTATCAGCATACATTAAATAA
- a CDS encoding sigma factor-like helix-turn-helix DNA-binding protein: MSRKGHLSHREIALKLNISEKTVKNQVNNALKSLRIKLGLVSFLLFLIKY, encoded by the coding sequence TTGAGTCGAAAAGGGCATCTTTCGCATAGGGAAATTGCACTTAAACTCAACATCTCCGAAAAAACAGTCAAAAATCAAGTTAATAATGCTTTAAAAAGTTTAAGAATTAAGCTTGGTTTAGTATCCTTTCTGCTGTTTTTAATAAAATATTAA